Proteins from one Doryrhamphus excisus isolate RoL2022-K1 chromosome 19, RoL_Dexc_1.0, whole genome shotgun sequence genomic window:
- the plek2 gene encoding pleckstrin-2: MDTQNVTILREGFLVKRGHLVHNWKARWFVLTPDKLIYYKYEGGKRDSCQRGKIMMKDCVVTCPFLEYDNRPLVFRLQTRNGVDHFLEACSREKRDEWAADITAAVDKLGGEEGSGRRTPDVSQPHNINLSKVLESMYDLHSGINMTNHVEQGRTYSNCFSGSAVVDWLVFMQLVVTRAEAVTLASALLEEGFLRTVGLRSVEALRTAGPGEQFTDDSTALYSFSDTLKKRGSVKAQTSLSAVELSGDVIKRGYLLKQGHRRKNWKIRLFVLRSPPSFLHYYDPAKDDVSPVGGFALRGSLVSSLDDNGVPSGVKGNVQGNLFKVITQSDRHYFIQAPSHQDKMEWIDAIRENT, translated from the exons ATGGATACACAGAATGTAACAATTCTAAGGGAAGGATTCCTGGTAAAAAGG GGTCACCTGGTGCACAACTGGAAGGCCCGCTGGTTCGTGCTGACGCCAGACAAGCTGATCTACTACAAGTACGAGGGCGGCAAAAGGGACTCGTGCCAGCGAGGAAAGATCATGATGAAGGATTGTGTCGTCACGTGTCCCTTCCTCGAGTACGACAATCGACCG CTGGTGTTCAGGCTCCAGACAAGGAACGGCGTGGATCACTTCCTGGAGGCGTGTTCCCGGGAGAAGCGCGACGAGTGGGCGGCCGACATCACGGCGGCCGTGGACAAGCTGGGTGGGGAAGAAGGAAGCGGGCGGCGGACGCCCGACGTCTCTCAGCCGCACAACATCAACCTGAG cAAAGTCCTGGAGTCCATGTATGACCTTCACAGCGGGATTAACATGACCAACCACGTGGAGCAAGGACGCACCTACAGCAACTGTTTCTCAG GCTCGGCGGTGGTGGACTGGCTGGTGTTCATGCAGCTGGTTGTCACCCGAGCCGAGGCGGTGACGCTGGCGTCCGCCCTGCTGGAGGAGGGCTTCCTGAGGACCGTCGGCCTGAGGAGCGTGGAGGCCCTCCGCACCGCCGGCCCGGGCGAGCAGTTCACGGACGACTCCACGGCGCTCTACAGCTTC TCAGACACTTTGAAGAAGAGAGGCAGCGTGAAGGCCCAGACGTCGTTGTCCGCCGTGGAGCTGAGCGGTGACGTCATCAAGAGAGGTTACCTGCTCAAGCAG GGACACAGGAGGAAAAACTGGAAGATTCGACTCTTTGTGCTGCGATCACCACCGTCTTTCCTTCACTACTACGACCCCGCCAAG GATGACGTCAGCCCCGTCGGAGGATTCGCACTCCGAGGctccctggtctcctcgctggaTGACAACGGCGTTCCCTCGG GAGTGAAAGGCAACGTTCAAGGTAACCTGTTCAAGGTCATCACGCAGTCAGACAGGCACTACTTCATCCAGGCTCCCAGCCACCAGGACAAGATGGAGTGGATCGACGCCATCCGGGAGAACACATAG